A single genomic interval of Prosthecodimorpha staleyi harbors:
- a CDS encoding flagellar protein FlgN, giving the protein MNDVFLSSDENPEILVMTPAAAESILAELSDTMEGLIGAIEEETRLVRAGALIKASEIEPEKSRLAAAYVRIRGRVKTNSVALARHAPAAVEALRRRHGEFADLLKTNLAVLATAREVAEDILRNVSESVGRQAGPRTYGPGSTVRPAAQVGARGIALDRSL; this is encoded by the coding sequence GTGAACGACGTCTTCTTGTCCTCCGACGAGAACCCCGAAATCCTGGTGATGACGCCGGCCGCGGCGGAATCGATCCTCGCCGAACTCTCCGACACCATGGAGGGACTGATCGGCGCCATCGAGGAGGAGACCCGCCTCGTCCGCGCCGGCGCCCTCATCAAGGCGAGCGAGATCGAGCCGGAAAAGTCCCGCCTCGCCGCCGCCTATGTGCGCATCCGCGGCCGCGTGAAGACCAACTCGGTCGCGCTGGCCCGCCATGCCCCGGCGGCCGTCGAGGCGCTGCGCCGGCGCCATGGGGAGTTCGCGGACCTGCTCAAGACCAACCTCGCCGTGCTCGCCACCGCGCGCGAGGTCGCGGAGGACATCCTGCGCAACGTCTCGGAATCTGTCGGCCGGCAGGCCGGCCCGCGTACCTATGGGCCGGGCTCGACCGTGCGCCCCGCCGCACAGGTCGGCGCCCGCGGCATCGCGCTCGACCGGAGTCTCTGA
- the dksA gene encoding RNA polymerase-binding protein DksA translates to MVSIELDEDYRPSDDEAFMNDRQREYFRKKLNAWKDDILKESKETLQHLADESQNHPDLADRASSETDRAIELRARDRQRKLIAKIDAALKRLDDGTYGYCEETGEPISLKRLDARPIATLSIEAQERHERRERVYRDD, encoded by the coding sequence ATGGTGTCGATCGAGCTCGATGAGGATTACCGCCCGTCGGACGACGAGGCCTTCATGAACGATCGTCAGCGCGAGTATTTCCGCAAGAAGCTTAACGCCTGGAAGGATGATATCCTGAAGGAGTCCAAAGAGACTCTGCAGCATCTGGCCGATGAAAGCCAGAATCATCCCGACCTCGCCGATCGCGCCTCTTCGGAAACCGATCGTGCCATCGAACTGCGCGCCCGCGACCGGCAGCGCAAGCTGATCGCCAAGATCGACGCCGCGCTGAAGCGGCTCGACGACGGGACCTACGGCTATTGCGAGGAGACCGGCGAACCGATCTCCCTGAAGCGGCTTGATGCGCGCCCGATCGCGACACTGTCGATCGAGGCGCAGGAACGCCACGAGCGGCGCGAGCGGGTCTACCGTGACGACTGA
- a CDS encoding flagellar basal body P-ring protein FlgI, whose product MPRNVVKRLAAVLLCGLVVLPGGAAPAAAASRIKDLASIEGVRENQLVGYGLVVGLNGTGDSLNNAPFTRQSLQAMLERLGMNTRGANLRTANVAAVMVTANLQPFATQGSRIDVNVSALGDAKSLQGGTLLVTPLLGADGEVYAIAQGPLAVSGFVAKGDGASVTRGVPTTARIASGAIVEREIEFKLATMNSVRLSLRNPDFTTARRIAQAVNDLLGQPVAEPTDPSNVRITLPQKFNGNIVDLITDIEQLAVQPDLPAKVVVDEASGIIVMGQDVRVSTVAIAQGNLTVTVTEDAQVSQPNPLSQGQTVVTPRTQVTVNTDDKRRLGIVRESVSLRELVDGLNALGVGPRDLISILHAIKAAGALQAEIEVI is encoded by the coding sequence ATGCCGCGAAACGTCGTGAAGCGCCTTGCCGCCGTGCTGCTGTGCGGTCTGGTCGTCCTGCCGGGCGGCGCGGCGCCGGCGGCGGCGGCCTCGCGAATCAAGGATCTCGCCTCGATCGAGGGCGTGCGCGAGAACCAACTGGTCGGCTACGGCCTGGTGGTCGGCCTCAACGGCACTGGGGACAGCCTCAACAACGCGCCCTTCACCCGGCAATCCCTGCAGGCCATGCTGGAGCGGTTGGGCATGAACACCCGCGGTGCCAACCTGCGCACCGCCAATGTGGCCGCCGTCATGGTGACCGCCAACCTGCAGCCCTTCGCCACCCAGGGCAGCCGCATCGACGTGAACGTGTCCGCACTCGGCGACGCCAAGAGCCTGCAGGGCGGTACGCTGCTGGTCACCCCGCTGCTCGGCGCCGACGGCGAGGTCTATGCGATCGCGCAGGGCCCCCTCGCCGTCTCCGGCTTCGTCGCCAAGGGCGACGGGGCGAGCGTCACCCGCGGCGTTCCGACCACGGCCCGGATCGCCTCCGGCGCGATCGTGGAACGCGAGATCGAGTTCAAGCTCGCAACCATGAATTCGGTCCGCCTCTCGCTGCGCAATCCGGACTTCACCACGGCCCGGCGCATCGCCCAGGCGGTCAACGATCTGCTCGGCCAGCCCGTCGCCGAACCGACCGATCCGTCCAACGTGCGCATCACGCTGCCGCAGAAGTTCAACGGCAACATCGTCGACCTGATCACGGACATCGAGCAGCTCGCGGTGCAGCCCGACCTGCCGGCCAAGGTGGTGGTCGACGAAGCCTCCGGCATCATCGTGATGGGCCAGGACGTGCGCGTTTCCACCGTCGCCATCGCGCAGGGCAACCTGACCGTCACGGTCACCGAGGATGCCCAGGTCAGCCAGCCGAACCCGCTCTCGCAGGGCCAGACCGTGGTCACGCCGCGCACCCAGGTGACCGTCAATACCGACGACAAGCGCCGGCTCGGCATCGTGCGGGAAAGCGTCTCGCTGCGCGAGCTGGTCGATGGCCTCAACGCCCTCGGGGTCGGTCCGCGCGACCTGATCTCGATCCTGCATGCGATCAAGGCCGCCGGCGCGCTCCAGGCCGAAATCGAGGTGATCTGA
- a CDS encoding flagellin N-terminal helical domain-containing protein: MSDIVLSKGIRSNLMQLQNTAANVALTQGRLATGKKVNSALDNPANFFTSSSLSSRASDLSNLLDGLSNGIKVLEAADNGLKAITKTVESLQSTVRQARQDKSNKTESYTLDTASIGTATAKNISFSGGAVGSTAVNIALNTTSTAAVANSIAGSAAYTAPTAAVQSTVAGSAAYTAPTAGSAATSGGVTASGTFASISLGASDSLEFNVSVDGSAQALTFTQAEVITALGGGGGTIASVDELATVINSKLTGATASNSSGSLALTSSSTGTSSNVSVTSVAINDGSTSTATNDTGFDGTAGQTGTAGSAAVAAVDRVITISDGTNTANITLTSANAGDAATAASYINSQLTSAGITGTATNSSGTLSLAGAANGSNSLTVGGADANAVFGAGATTTAGAAAVDRVISISDGTNTANITLTSANAGDAATAATYITSQLTSAGITGTVSNSSGTLTLTGASNGSNTLTVSGAGSTSVFGASPTTTAATAAVTGATKSVDEIADAINADSTLSGKVKASNDNGKLRIENLSTADLTVGGVSSTGSVTGSGSASNTIGPNDIRKNLVTQFNDLRNQLDKLSDDASFNGINLLKGDKLKLNFNENSTSTLEIQAKDTAGNVREITNSKLGIDAASNAEFEDDAQLDERLNTLKESLDTIRSQSSSFGSNLSIVQNRQDFTKNMINTLQTGSDNLVLADANEEAANLLSLQTRQQLSQTALSLANQADQGVLRLF; encoded by the coding sequence ATGAGTGATATCGTCCTTTCGAAGGGCATCAGGTCGAACCTGATGCAGCTCCAGAATACCGCCGCCAACGTCGCGCTGACCCAGGGTCGCCTCGCCACCGGCAAGAAGGTGAACTCGGCCCTCGACAATCCGGCCAACTTCTTCACCTCCTCCTCGCTCTCCAGCCGCGCCAGCGACCTGTCGAACCTGCTCGACGGCCTCTCCAACGGCATTAAGGTGCTGGAAGCCGCGGACAACGGCCTCAAGGCGATCACCAAGACCGTCGAATCGCTGCAGTCGACCGTCCGCCAGGCGCGCCAGGACAAGTCCAACAAGACCGAATCCTACACGCTCGACACCGCCTCGATCGGCACGGCCACGGCGAAGAACATCTCGTTCTCCGGCGGCGCCGTCGGTTCGACCGCGGTCAATATCGCGCTGAACACCACGTCGACCGCGGCCGTCGCGAACTCGATCGCCGGTTCGGCCGCCTACACGGCCCCGACCGCCGCGGTGCAGAGCACCGTCGCCGGCTCGGCTGCCTACACGGCCCCGACCGCCGGCTCCGCGGCGACCTCGGGCGGCGTCACTGCGTCGGGCACCTTCGCGTCCATCTCGCTCGGTGCTTCGGACTCGCTCGAGTTCAACGTCTCCGTCGACGGCAGCGCCCAGGCCCTGACCTTCACCCAGGCCGAAGTCATCACCGCGCTGGGCGGCGGCGGCGGCACCATCGCCTCGGTCGATGAACTCGCCACGGTGATCAACTCCAAGCTGACCGGCGCCACCGCGTCGAACAGCTCCGGTTCGCTGGCCCTGACCTCGTCGTCCACCGGTACGTCGTCGAATGTCAGCGTCACCTCGGTCGCGATCAACGACGGCTCGACCAGCACGGCCACCAACGACACCGGCTTCGACGGCACCGCCGGCCAGACCGGCACCGCCGGTTCCGCCGCCGTCGCAGCCGTCGACCGCGTGATCACCATCTCGGACGGCACCAACACCGCCAACATCACGCTGACCTCGGCCAATGCCGGTGATGCCGCCACGGCCGCGTCCTACATCAACTCCCAGCTGACCTCCGCCGGCATCACCGGCACGGCGACCAACAGCTCCGGCACCCTGTCGCTCGCCGGTGCCGCCAACGGCTCCAACAGCCTGACGGTCGGCGGCGCCGACGCCAACGCCGTGTTCGGCGCGGGTGCCACGACCACGGCCGGCGCGGCTGCGGTCGACCGGGTGATCTCGATCTCGGACGGCACCAATACCGCCAACATCACCCTGACCTCGGCCAATGCCGGCGATGCCGCCACGGCCGCGACCTACATCACCTCGCAGCTGACCTCCGCCGGCATCACCGGCACGGTCAGCAACTCGTCCGGCACGCTGACGCTGACCGGCGCCTCGAACGGCTCCAATACCCTGACCGTTTCGGGCGCGGGCTCGACGTCGGTGTTCGGCGCCAGCCCGACCACCACGGCGGCGACTGCAGCCGTGACCGGCGCGACCAAGTCCGTCGATGAAATCGCCGACGCGATCAACGCCGACTCCACCCTGTCGGGCAAGGTCAAGGCCTCCAACGACAACGGCAAGCTGCGCATCGAGAACCTGTCGACCGCGGACCTGACCGTCGGCGGCGTGAGCTCGACCGGTTCGGTGACCGGCTCCGGCTCGGCCTCCAACACGATCGGCCCGAACGACATCCGCAAGAACCTGGTGACGCAGTTCAACGACCTGCGCAACCAGCTCGACAAGCTGTCGGACGACGCGTCCTTCAACGGCATCAACCTCCTGAAGGGCGACAAGCTCAAGCTGAACTTCAACGAGAACTCGACCTCCACCCTCGAGATCCAGGCGAAGGACACGGCCGGCAACGTTCGCGAGATCACGAACTCGAAGCTCGGCATCGATGCGGCGAGCAACGCCGAATTCGAGGACGACGCGCAGCTCGACGAACGTCTGAACACCCTCAAGGAATCGCTCGACACGATCCGCTCTCAGTCGTCGTCGTTCGGTTCGAACCTGTCGATCGTGCAGAACCGGCAGGACTTCACCAAGAACATGATCAACACGCTGCAGACCGGTTCCGACAACCTCGTCCTGGCCGATGCCAACGAGGAAGCCGCCAACCTCCTGTCGCTGCAGACGCGCCAGCAGCTGTCCCAGACCGCCCTCTCGCTGGCCAATCAGGCCGACCAGGGCGTGCTGCGACTGTTCTGA
- a CDS encoding ABC transporter permease, giving the protein MAEPAALPSDAAADPARAPASASPSGAPIRPVPFRGGGFAPRSLRFGSPATFLGLLGLWWAATHFGWISPLALPKPEEVGRAFLDLATSGLLWQHLAASLWRLGLGWVIGAAAGTVVGFAIGLSSLARSTALPMVSAMFPVPKIALLPLFILWLGIGEVSKVATIAFGVFSPMAIAAFGGVDGVDRNLVRMAQSFGMPTRAIVLKIVLPGAMPALLSGARISASIGIILLTAAEMIGARYGIGALVLSAGNLMATDQLVAGVLVLSAMGLTVSKGIGAIEKRVLRWRA; this is encoded by the coding sequence ATGGCTGAGCCGGCCGCGCTGCCCTCCGATGCCGCGGCCGATCCGGCGCGCGCGCCGGCCTCCGCATCCCCGTCCGGCGCACCGATCCGGCCGGTGCCGTTCCGCGGCGGCGGCTTCGCGCCGCGCAGCCTGCGTTTCGGTTCGCCCGCAACCTTTCTCGGCCTGCTCGGCCTGTGGTGGGCGGCGACGCATTTCGGCTGGATCAGCCCGCTGGCGCTGCCGAAGCCCGAAGAGGTCGGCCGGGCCTTCCTCGATCTCGCGACCTCGGGCCTGCTCTGGCAGCATCTGGCCGCCTCGCTCTGGCGGCTCGGCCTCGGCTGGGTGATCGGCGCGGCGGCCGGCACGGTGGTCGGCTTCGCCATCGGACTGTCGTCGCTCGCCCGTTCCACGGCGCTGCCGATGGTCTCGGCCATGTTCCCGGTGCCGAAGATCGCGCTCCTGCCGCTGTTCATCCTGTGGCTCGGCATCGGCGAGGTGTCCAAGGTCGCCACCATCGCCTTCGGGGTCTTCTCGCCGATGGCCATCGCGGCCTTCGGCGGCGTCGACGGGGTCGACCGCAACCTCGTCCGCATGGCGCAGAGCTTCGGCATGCCGACCCGCGCCATCGTGCTGAAGATCGTGCTGCCCGGCGCCATGCCGGCGCTCCTCTCCGGCGCGCGCATCTCCGCCTCGATCGGCATCATCCTGCTGACCGCGGCCGAGATGATCGGCGCGCGCTACGGCATCGGCGCGCTGGTGTTGTCGGCCGGCAACCTGATGGCGACCGACCAGCTCGTCGCCGGCGTCCTGGTCCTGTCCGCCATGGGGCTGACCGTGTCGAAGGGGATCGGAGCGATCGAGAAGCGGGTCCTGCGCTGGCGGGCCTGA
- a CDS encoding flagellin N-terminal helical domain-containing protein produces MSDIVLSKGIRSNLMQLQNTAANVALTQGRLATGKKVNSALDNPANFFTSQSLSSRANDLSNLLDGLSNGIKVLEAADNGLKAITKTVESLQSTVLQARQDKSNKTESFTLDATAIGTSSVKNISFSGGAVGSTAVNIALNTTSSAAVQSTVAGSAAYTAPTAGSAATSGGVTASGTFASFTLGASDTLKFNVSVDGSAQALTFTQAEVDTALGGGNGAITSVDELATVINSKLTGATASNSSGDLTLTSTSTGTSSNVSVTSVAINDGSSDTATNDTGFNGTTGQTGTAGAAAVAAVDRVISISDGTNTANITLTSANAGDAATAATYITSQLTSAGITGTVSNSSGTLTLAGASDGSNSLTVGGAGASAVFGASATTTAGTAAVTGAVKSVDELVTAINGNSSLTGKIKASNDNGKLRIENISTSDLTVTGANSSGSVTGSGSATNTIGANEVRKNLVTQFNDLRGQLDKLSDDASFNGVNLLKGDKLKLNFNENSTSTLEIQAKDSAGAVREITNAKLGVTAATNAEFESDSSLDSRVESLRSSLDTIRSQSSSFGSNLSIVQNRQDFTKNMINTLQTGSDNLVLADANEEAANLLSLQTRQQLSQTALSLASQADQGVLRLF; encoded by the coding sequence ATGAGCGATATCGTTCTCTCGAAGGGCATCAGGTCGAACCTGATGCAGCTCCAGAATACCGCCGCCAACGTCGCGCTGACCCAGGGCCGCCTCGCCACCGGCAAGAAGGTGAACTCGGCCCTCGACAACCCGGCCAACTTCTTCACCTCGCAGTCGCTGTCCAGCCGCGCCAACGACCTGTCGAACCTGCTCGACGGCCTGTCCAACGGCATCAAGGTGCTGGAAGCCGCCGACAACGGCCTCAAGGCGATCACCAAGACCGTCGAATCGCTGCAGTCGACCGTGCTGCAGGCGCGCCAGGACAAGTCCAACAAGACCGAGTCCTTCACGCTCGACGCGACCGCGATCGGCACCTCGTCGGTGAAGAACATCTCGTTCTCCGGCGGCGCCGTCGGTTCGACCGCCGTCAACATCGCGCTGAACACGACCTCCTCGGCCGCCGTGCAGAGCACGGTCGCGGGTTCGGCCGCCTACACGGCCCCGACCGCCGGCTCCGCGGCGACCTCGGGCGGCGTGACGGCCTCGGGCACCTTCGCGTCGTTCACGCTCGGCGCTTCGGACACGCTGAAGTTCAATGTCTCGGTCGACGGCAGCGCCCAGGCCCTGACCTTCACCCAGGCGGAGGTCGACACGGCCCTCGGCGGCGGCAACGGCGCGATCACCTCGGTCGACGAACTCGCGACCGTCATCAACTCCAAACTGACCGGCGCGACCGCGTCGAACAGCTCCGGCGACCTCACCCTCACGTCGACCAGCACCGGCACCTCGTCCAACGTCAGCGTCACCTCGGTCGCCATCAACGACGGTTCGTCCGACACGGCGACCAACGACACCGGCTTCAACGGTACGACCGGCCAGACCGGCACCGCCGGCGCCGCCGCCGTCGCAGCCGTCGACCGGGTGATCTCGATCTCGGACGGCACCAACACCGCCAACATCACGCTGACCTCGGCCAATGCCGGCGATGCCGCCACGGCCGCGACCTACATCACCTCGCAGCTGACCTCCGCCGGCATCACCGGCACGGTCAGCAACAGCTCCGGCACGCTGACGCTCGCCGGCGCCTCGGACGGCTCCAACAGCCTCACGGTCGGTGGTGCCGGCGCCTCCGCGGTGTTCGGCGCGAGTGCCACCACCACGGCCGGCACCGCCGCGGTGACCGGTGCGGTCAAGTCGGTCGACGAACTGGTCACGGCGATCAACGGCAACTCGTCGCTGACCGGCAAGATCAAGGCGTCCAACGACAACGGCAAGCTGCGCATCGAGAACATCTCGACCTCCGACCTGACCGTCACCGGCGCCAACTCCTCCGGCTCGGTCACCGGCTCCGGCTCGGCGACCAACACCATCGGCGCCAACGAGGTGCGCAAGAACCTGGTGACGCAGTTCAACGACCTGCGCGGCCAGCTCGACAAGCTGTCGGACGACGCCTCGTTCAACGGCGTGAACCTGCTCAAGGGCGACAAGCTCAAGCTGAACTTCAACGAGAACTCGACCTCCACCCTCGAGATCCAGGCGAAGGACTCGGCCGGCGCCGTCCGCGAGATCACCAACGCCAAACTCGGCGTCACGGCCGCCACCAATGCCGAGTTCGAGAGCGACTCCTCGCTCGACAGCCGCGTCGAGAGCCTGCGGTCGTCGCTCGACACGATCCGCTCGCAGTCGTCGTCGTTCGGTTCGAACCTGTCGATCGTGCAGAACCGGCAGGACTTCACCAAGAACATGATCAACACGCTGCAGACCGGTTCCGACAACCTCGTCCTGGCCGATGCCAACGAGGAAGCCGCCAACCTCCTGTCGCTGCAGACGCGTCAGCAGCTGTCCCAGACCGCCCTCTCGCTGGCCAGCCAGGCCGACCAGGGCGTGCTGCGCCTGTTCTGA
- a CDS encoding flagellar assembly protein FliX: protein MPANPPTGDVRTVQEFGSAGCREWGETMRIEGPNRTGLAAGPGASRKTGAGTGFVLPEQQTQRATTTAAATGIYDVAALMALQAVDAPNERRRKAVKRGFAMLDILDDIRVDLLSGEIAPERLERLAGVLGERAEAGEAEVDALLDEIELRARVELAKRGRFPE, encoded by the coding sequence ATGCCGGCGAATCCTCCGACCGGAGACGTCCGGACCGTGCAGGAATTCGGATCTGCCGGGTGCCGGGAATGGGGTGAGACGATGCGGATCGAGGGGCCGAACCGGACGGGGCTTGCGGCGGGGCCGGGCGCCTCCCGGAAGACCGGGGCGGGGACCGGCTTCGTGCTGCCAGAGCAGCAGACCCAGCGCGCCACCACGACCGCCGCCGCCACCGGCATTTACGACGTCGCCGCCCTGATGGCCCTGCAGGCGGTCGATGCGCCGAACGAGCGCCGGCGCAAGGCGGTCAAGCGCGGCTTCGCCATGCTCGACATCCTGGACGACATCCGGGTCGATCTCCTGTCCGGAGAGATCGCGCCGGAGCGGCTGGAACGGCTTGCCGGCGTGCTCGGCGAGCGGGCCGAGGCCGGCGAGGCCGAGGTCGATGCGCTGCTCGACGAGATCGAACTGCGCGCCCGCGTGGAACTGGCCAAACGCGGCCGCTTCCCGGAATAG
- a CDS encoding rod-binding protein has translation MTADIAMPPSALHSVPTADKSGDRASRMRAVAQEYESVFLSSMLKQMMPEIDAKSPFHGGSAEETWRGMLVDQYGKSITKAGGIGIADAVYRELMKVQEGARS, from the coding sequence ATGACCGCCGACATCGCCATGCCGCCGTCGGCTCTGCACAGCGTGCCGACCGCCGACAAGTCCGGCGATCGCGCCAGCCGGATGCGCGCCGTCGCGCAGGAATACGAGTCCGTGTTCCTGTCCAGCATGCTCAAGCAGATGATGCCGGAGATCGATGCCAAGAGCCCGTTTCACGGCGGCTCGGCCGAGGAGACCTGGCGCGGCATGCTGGTCGACCAGTACGGCAAGTCGATCACCAAGGCCGGCGGCATCGGCATCGCCGACGCGGTCTATCGGGAATTGATGAAGGTCCAGGAAGGAGCCCGGTCGTGA
- a CDS encoding ABC transporter substrate-binding protein, translated as MGGISRRGFAGLGAAGLAAMMLPGRAAAADKVVVGVLRFVSSGGLFIAKERGYFAAEGIDLDLQFFEAAQPIAVAIASGDLQFGLTALTAGTFNLAAKGALKVVASQGMEKKGVKGNALIASNEAYAKGFNAFEKLPGTAIAITQVGSSFHYQMGQIAAAKGFDLAKVEMKPLQTLPNMMAAVKSNQVDGALIAPHLARGMIDRGEAKLIGWFSDLAQYQFGALFVASKVATGNRDLTERFVRAYQKGMADYAAAFMRVDGAGERIFDDAAKATAALVAKHVYPSEAAETAAPKVFAAAVAVDDRARVDLADLERQVAWMKAEKLVGADVDAKSFVDISFAK; from the coding sequence ATGGGCGGGATTTCGCGGCGCGGCTTCGCAGGACTTGGAGCCGCAGGGCTCGCCGCCATGATGCTGCCCGGGCGGGCCGCGGCTGCCGACAAGGTTGTGGTCGGCGTGCTGCGCTTCGTGTCCTCGGGCGGCCTGTTCATCGCCAAGGAGCGCGGCTATTTCGCCGCCGAGGGCATCGATCTCGACCTGCAGTTCTTCGAGGCCGCCCAGCCGATCGCCGTCGCCATCGCGTCGGGCGATCTCCAGTTCGGGCTGACCGCGCTGACCGCCGGCACCTTCAATCTCGCTGCCAAGGGGGCGCTCAAGGTCGTCGCCTCGCAGGGTATGGAGAAGAAGGGCGTCAAGGGCAACGCCCTGATCGCCTCCAACGAGGCCTATGCGAAAGGCTTCAACGCCTTCGAGAAGCTGCCCGGCACCGCGATCGCGATCACCCAGGTCGGCTCCTCGTTCCACTACCAGATGGGCCAGATCGCGGCCGCCAAGGGCTTCGATCTCGCCAAGGTCGAGATGAAGCCGCTGCAGACCCTGCCCAACATGATGGCGGCGGTGAAGTCCAACCAGGTCGACGGCGCCCTGATCGCCCCGCATCTCGCCCGCGGCATGATCGATCGCGGCGAGGCCAAGCTGATCGGCTGGTTCTCCGATCTCGCCCAGTACCAGTTCGGCGCGCTGTTCGTCGCCAGCAAGGTGGCGACCGGCAATCGCGACCTGACCGAGCGCTTCGTGCGCGCCTACCAGAAGGGCATGGCCGACTATGCGGCCGCCTTCATGCGTGTCGACGGCGCCGGCGAGCGCATCTTCGACGATGCCGCCAAGGCGACCGCGGCGCTGGTCGCCAAGCATGTCTATCCGTCGGAAGCGGCCGAGACCGCGGCCCCGAAGGTCTTCGCCGCCGCGGTCGCCGTCGACGACCGGGCGCGGGTCGATCTCGCCGATCTGGAGCGTCAGGTCGCCTGGATGAAGGCCGAGAAGCTGGTCGGTGCCGACGTGGACGCGAAGAGCTTCGTCGACATCTCCTTCGCCAAGTGA
- a CDS encoding ABC transporter ATP-binding protein translates to MDLIATGLGHAYDGLTVLDDISLTVASGEIVALLGPSGCGKSTLLRMLGGLERPVTGRVEMRGAPPAASLNPLTYVFQDFALVPWRTVAGNVALPLEHHRLGAAERARRVAEALARVGLSDFASAYPRQLSGGMKQRTAIARAFAVEPAVLLMDEPLSALDAQTRDLLIEDLVRLWTETRFTAVYVTHNVAEAVRLGHRVVVLSRRPGRIRAVVEIAEPLDRRREGSPALGAAREQIWELVRGEAAAADREMVHG, encoded by the coding sequence ATGGACCTGATCGCGACCGGCCTCGGCCATGCCTATGACGGCCTGACCGTGCTCGACGACATCTCGCTGACGGTCGCGAGCGGCGAGATCGTCGCCCTGCTCGGGCCGTCCGGCTGCGGGAAGTCGACCCTGCTGAGGATGCTCGGCGGGCTCGAGCGGCCCGTGACCGGGCGCGTCGAGATGCGCGGCGCGCCGCCGGCCGCCTCGCTCAATCCGCTCACCTACGTGTTCCAGGATTTCGCGCTGGTGCCCTGGCGCACGGTCGCCGGCAACGTTGCGCTGCCGCTCGAACATCACCGGCTCGGCGCGGCCGAGCGCGCGCGGCGGGTCGCCGAGGCCCTGGCGCGGGTCGGATTGTCCGATTTCGCATCGGCCTATCCCCGCCAGCTGTCCGGCGGCATGAAGCAGCGCACCGCGATCGCGCGCGCCTTCGCGGTCGAGCCGGCCGTGCTCCTGATGGACGAGCCGCTGTCCGCGCTCGACGCCCAGACGCGCGACCTGCTGATCGAGGATCTGGTCCGACTGTGGACCGAGACCCGCTTCACCGCCGTCTACGTCACCCACAATGTCGCCGAGGCCGTGCGGCTCGGGCACCGGGTGGTGGTGCTGTCGCGCCGCCCGGGTCGCATCCGTGCCGTGGTCGAGATCGCCGAGCCGCTCGACCGGCGCCGCGAGGGTTCGCCGGCACTGGGCGCGGCGCGCGAACAGATTTGGGAGCTGGTGCGCGGCGAGGCGGCGGCGGCCGACCGGGAGATGGTCCATGGCTGA